A window of Pseudomonas monteilii contains these coding sequences:
- the trkA gene encoding potassium transporter peripheral membrane component (involved in potassium uptake; found to be peripherally associated with the inner membrane in Escherichia coli; contains an NAD-binding domain): MKIIILGAGQVGGTLAEHLASEANDITVVDTDGERLRDLGDRLDIRTVQGRGSLPTVLRQAGADDADMLVAVTNSDETNMVACQVAYTLFHTPTKIARVRESSYLTHKELFDNEAIPVDVLISPEQVVTNYIRRLIEHPGALQVIDFAKGKAQLVAVKAYYGGPLVGQQLRQIRAHMPNVDTRVAAIFRRDRPIKPQGDTVIEADDEVFFIAARHDIRAVMGELRRLDETNKRVVIAGGGQIGERLAEAIESRYQVKIIEKNLARCRQLSDNLESTVVLQGSASDRDLMVEEGIAQADIFLALTNDDEANIMSSLLAKRLGTRRVMALINNPAYVDLVQGGEIDIAISPQLATIGTLLAHVRRGDIVSVHSLRRGAAEAIEAIAHGDTRSSKVVGKAIADIQLPEGTTIGAIIRHDQVLIAHGDTVIETGDHVILFVVDKKYIRDVEKLFHVGLSFF, from the coding sequence ATGAAGATCATCATCCTCGGCGCCGGCCAGGTCGGCGGCACACTCGCCGAACACCTGGCCAGCGAGGCCAACGACATCACCGTCGTCGACACCGACGGCGAACGCCTGCGCGACCTGGGCGACCGTCTGGACATCCGCACCGTGCAGGGCCGTGGATCGTTGCCGACGGTGCTTCGCCAGGCCGGTGCCGACGATGCCGACATGCTGGTGGCGGTCACCAACAGCGACGAGACCAACATGGTTGCCTGCCAGGTCGCCTATACCCTGTTCCACACGCCGACCAAGATCGCCCGGGTGCGGGAATCGTCGTACCTGACACACAAGGAGCTGTTCGACAACGAGGCCATCCCGGTCGACGTGCTGATCAGCCCCGAACAGGTGGTGACCAACTACATTCGCCGCCTGATCGAGCACCCAGGCGCGCTGCAGGTGATCGACTTCGCCAAGGGCAAGGCGCAGCTGGTAGCGGTCAAGGCCTACTACGGCGGTCCGCTGGTGGGCCAGCAGCTCCGCCAGATCCGTGCGCACATGCCCAACGTGGACACCCGGGTCGCGGCGATCTTCCGCCGCGACCGACCGATCAAACCCCAGGGCGACACGGTCATCGAGGCGGACGACGAGGTGTTCTTCATCGCCGCCCGCCATGACATCCGTGCAGTGATGGGCGAGCTGCGGCGGCTGGACGAGACCAACAAGCGGGTGGTGATCGCCGGGGGCGGCCAGATCGGCGAACGCCTGGCCGAAGCCATCGAAAGCCGCTACCAGGTCAAGATCATCGAAAAGAACCTGGCCCGCTGCCGCCAGCTGTCCGACAACCTGGAAAGCACCGTGGTGCTGCAAGGCAGTGCCTCGGACCGGGACCTGATGGTGGAGGAGGGCATTGCCCAGGCCGACATCTTCCTGGCGCTGACCAACGACGACGAGGCCAACATCATGTCCTCGCTGCTCGCCAAGCGCCTGGGCACGCGCCGGGTCATGGCCCTGATCAACAACCCGGCCTATGTCGACTTGGTACAGGGCGGCGAGATCGACATCGCCATCAGCCCGCAGTTGGCGACCATCGGCACGCTGTTGGCGCACGTTCGTCGTGGTGACATCGTCAGCGTGCACTCGCTGCGCCGGGGCGCGGCCGAAGCCATCGAAGCGATCGCCCATGGCGACACCCGTTCGAGCAAGGTGGTCGGCAAGGCCATCGCCGACATCCAGCTCCCCGAAGGCACCACCATCGGCGCGATCATTCGCCATGACCAGGTACTCATCGCCCACGGCGACACCGTCATCGAGACGGGTGACCATGTGATCCTGTTCGTTGTGGATAAGAAATACATCCGCGATGTGGAAAAGCTGTTCCACGTCGGCTTGAGCTTTTTCTAG
- a CDS encoding lipid A biosynthesis lauroyl acyltransferase (Acylates the intermediate (KDO)2-lipid IVA to form (KDO)2-(lauroyl)-lipid IVA): MEKFKGALMVGMLRLFAKLPWGGVQKVGAGIGWLMWKLPNGSRNVVRINLAKCFPEMTPEAREQLAGRALMDIGKSFTESACAWIWPAHRSLALVREVQGLEVLQEALASGKGVVGITSHLGNWEVLNHFYCDQCKPIIFYRPPKLKAVDDLLRQQRVQMGNRVAPSTKEGILSVIKEVRRGGQVGIPADPEPAESAGVFVPFLGTQALTSKFVPNMLAGGKAVGVFLHALRLPDGSGFKVILEAAPDAMYSTDTETSAAAMSQVVERYVRAYPSQYMWSMKRFKKRPAGEARWY, encoded by the coding sequence GTGGAAAAGTTCAAAGGCGCCCTGATGGTGGGGATGCTGCGGCTGTTCGCCAAGCTGCCCTGGGGCGGGGTGCAGAAGGTAGGCGCCGGTATCGGCTGGCTGATGTGGAAGCTGCCCAATGGCTCGCGCAACGTGGTGCGCATCAACCTGGCCAAGTGTTTCCCCGAGATGACGCCCGAGGCACGCGAGCAGCTGGCCGGGCGCGCCTTGATGGACATCGGCAAGTCCTTCACCGAGAGCGCCTGTGCCTGGATCTGGCCGGCGCACCGCTCGTTGGCGCTGGTGCGCGAGGTGCAAGGCCTGGAGGTGCTCCAGGAGGCCCTGGCGTCCGGCAAGGGCGTGGTCGGCATCACCAGCCACCTGGGCAACTGGGAAGTGCTCAATCACTTCTACTGCGACCAGTGCAAGCCGATCATCTTCTACCGTCCGCCCAAGCTCAAGGCGGTCGATGACCTGCTGCGCCAACAGCGCGTGCAGATGGGCAACCGCGTGGCGCCTTCGACCAAGGAAGGCATCCTCAGCGTCATCAAGGAAGTGCGCCGCGGCGGGCAGGTCGGTATTCCGGCCGATCCGGAGCCGGCCGAGTCGGCGGGCGTGTTCGTGCCGTTCCTGGGTACCCAGGCGCTGACCAGCAAGTTCGTGCCGAACATGCTGGCCGGTGGCAAGGCGGTCGGGGTGTTCCTGCATGCGCTGCGCCTGCCGGACGGCTCAGGCTTCAAGGTCATCCTCGAGGCGGCGCCGGATGCCATGTACAGCACCGACACCGAGACCTCGGCGGCGGCGATGAGCCAGGTGGTGGAGCGCTATGTACGCGCCTACCCCAGCCAGTACATGTGGAGCATGAAGCGCTTCAAGAAGCGGCCGGCAGGCGAGGCACGGTGGTATTGA
- a CDS encoding 3-methyladenine DNA glycosylase, producing the protein MPRCFWCTDDPLYQAYHDHEWGRPTHDPAQLFEMLLLEGFQAGLSWLTVLRKRERYRQVLDGFDPERLARLSDERIDALMLDPGIIRNRLKLQAVRQNARAWLALEQPAEWLWSFVGGVPRIHHFRDRSEVPAITAEAEAMSKALRKAGFTFVGPTICYAFMQATGMVMDHTVDCDHYAALATPGVTMPPLDQ; encoded by the coding sequence ATGCCACGCTGCTTTTGGTGCACCGACGACCCGCTGTACCAGGCCTACCACGACCACGAATGGGGGCGGCCCACGCATGACCCGGCACAGCTGTTCGAGATGCTGCTGCTCGAGGGTTTCCAGGCCGGGCTGTCATGGCTGACGGTGCTGCGCAAGCGCGAACGCTATCGCCAGGTGCTCGACGGTTTCGACCCCGAACGCCTGGCACGCCTGAGCGACGAACGGATCGATGCACTGATGCTCGACCCCGGCATCATCCGCAACCGGCTCAAGCTCCAGGCGGTTCGACAGAACGCACGTGCCTGGCTGGCGCTGGAGCAGCCGGCCGAATGGCTCTGGTCGTTCGTCGGTGGTGTGCCACGGATCCATCATTTCCGCGACCGCAGTGAGGTACCGGCCATCACCGCCGAGGCCGAGGCCATGAGCAAGGCCTTGCGCAAGGCTGGCTTCACCTTCGTCGGCCCGACCATCTGCTACGCCTTCATGCAGGCGACCGGCATGGTCATGGATCATACCGTCGACTGTGATCACTACGCCGCGCTGGCCACGCCAGGCGTTACAATGCCTCCCTTGGATCAATAA
- a CDS encoding glycine--tRNA ligase subunit alpha, producing the protein MSQPTPAVRTFQDLILALQQYWAEQGCVVLQPYDMEVGAGTFHTATFLRAVGPESWNAAYVQPSRRPADGRYGENPNRLQHYYQFQVVLKPNPANFQELYLGSLKAIGLDPLVHDVRFVEDNWESPTLGAWGLGWEIWLNGMEVTQFTYFQQAGGIECYPVTGEITYGLERLAMYLQGVDSVYDLVWADGPFGKVTYGDVFHQNEVEQSTYNFEHANVDKLFELFDFYESEANRLIKLDLPLPTYEMVLKASHTFNLLDARRAISVTERQRYILRVRTLARDVAHSYLQARARLGFPMATPELRDEALAKLEAAQ; encoded by the coding sequence GTGAGCCAGCCTACGCCAGCCGTGCGTACCTTCCAAGACCTGATCCTCGCCCTGCAGCAGTACTGGGCCGAGCAAGGTTGTGTGGTGCTTCAGCCCTACGATATGGAAGTAGGCGCCGGCACCTTTCACACCGCCACCTTCCTGCGCGCCGTAGGCCCGGAGAGCTGGAACGCTGCCTACGTGCAGCCCAGCCGTCGTCCGGCCGACGGCCGTTACGGTGAAAACCCCAACCGCCTGCAGCACTACTACCAGTTCCAGGTCGTGCTCAAGCCCAACCCGGCCAACTTCCAGGAACTGTACCTGGGGTCGCTCAAGGCCATCGGTCTGGACCCGCTGGTGCACGACGTGCGCTTCGTCGAGGACAACTGGGAGTCGCCGACCCTGGGCGCCTGGGGCCTGGGCTGGGAAATCTGGCTCAACGGCATGGAAGTGACGCAGTTCACCTACTTCCAGCAGGCCGGTGGTATCGAGTGCTACCCGGTGACCGGTGAGATCACCTACGGCCTCGAGCGCCTGGCCATGTACCTGCAGGGTGTGGATTCGGTGTACGACCTGGTCTGGGCCGACGGTCCGTTCGGCAAGGTCACCTACGGCGACGTGTTCCACCAGAACGAAGTGGAGCAGTCGACCTACAACTTCGAGCACGCCAACGTCGACAAGCTGTTCGAGCTGTTCGATTTCTACGAAAGCGAAGCGAACCGCCTGATCAAGCTCGACCTGCCGCTGCCGACCTACGAAATGGTCCTGAAGGCCTCGCACACCTTCAACCTGCTCGACGCCCGTCGCGCCATCTCGGTGACCGAGCGTCAGCGCTACATCCTGCGTGTGCGGACCCTGGCCCGCGATGTGGCCCACAGCTACCTGCAAGCCCGCGCACGCCTGGGCTTCCCGATGGCGACCCCTGAACTGCGTGACGAAGCGTTGGCTAAGCTGGAGGCGGCACAATGA
- a CDS encoding glycine--tRNA ligase subunit beta, with protein sequence MSAHDFLVELGTEELPPKALSSLGDAFLAGIEKGLQAAGLNYTAKQVYAAPRRLAVLISQLDVQQPDRSITVDGPPLQAAFDAEGNPTQAALGFAKKCGVELSEIDKSGPKLRFSQHIPGKPSTSLLPTIVEDSLNDLPIPKRMRWGAGREEFVRPTQWLVMLLGDQVVDCTLLGQTAGRESRGHRFHHPDDVTIASPASYLETLRQAYVLADFAERRELIAKRTAELALQQEGTAIVPPALLDEVTALVEWPVPLVCSFEERFLDVPQEALITTMQDNQKYFCLLDSEGKLLPRFITVANVESRDPRQIVEGNEKVVRPRLTDAEFFFNQDKKQPLETFNERLKNVVFQAQLGSVYDKAERVSRLAAFIAPHLGGDAQRAARAGLLSKCDLATEMVGEFPEMQGVAGYYYAINDGEPEDVALALNEQYMPRGAGAELPQTLTGAAVAIADKLDTLVGIFGIGMLPTGSKDPYALRRAALGVLRILIDKQLDLDLTDAVSFAVAQYGSKVKEAGLTEQVLEFIFDRLRARYEDEGVDVATYLSVRALKPGSALDFDQRIQAVQAFRQLPEADALAAVNKRVSNLLGKAEGAIAAQVEPKYFDNANEFSLYSAIQQADQAVQPMAAARQYKESLARLAALREPVDAFFEAVMVNAEDPNVRANRYALLSRLRGLFLGVADISLLG encoded by the coding sequence ATGAGTGCACACGATTTTCTGGTCGAACTGGGCACCGAAGAGCTGCCTCCCAAGGCGCTGTCCAGCCTGGGCGATGCCTTCCTGGCCGGTATCGAAAAAGGTCTGCAGGCCGCCGGCCTGAACTACACCGCCAAGCAGGTCTATGCCGCGCCGCGCCGTCTGGCCGTGCTGATCAGCCAGCTCGACGTGCAGCAGCCCGACCGCAGCATCACCGTCGATGGCCCGCCCCTGCAGGCCGCCTTCGATGCCGAGGGCAATCCGACCCAGGCCGCCCTGGGCTTTGCCAAGAAGTGCGGTGTCGAGCTGTCCGAGATCGACAAGAGCGGTCCGAAGCTGCGTTTCTCCCAGCACATTCCCGGCAAGCCGAGCACCAGCCTGCTGCCGACCATCGTCGAGGATTCGCTCAACGACCTGCCGATTCCCAAGCGCATGCGCTGGGGCGCCGGTCGCGAAGAGTTCGTGCGGCCGACCCAATGGCTGGTCATGCTGCTGGGCGACCAGGTGGTCGACTGCACCCTGCTGGGCCAGACCGCAGGGCGTGAATCCCGTGGCCACCGCTTCCATCACCCGGACGACGTCACCATCGCCTCGCCGGCCAGCTACCTCGAGACCCTGCGCCAGGCCTACGTGCTGGCAGACTTCGCCGAGCGTCGCGAACTGATCGCCAAGCGCACCGCCGAACTGGCGTTGCAGCAGGAAGGTACCGCGATCGTGCCGCCTGCCTTGCTGGACGAGGTCACCGCGCTGGTGGAATGGCCGGTGCCACTGGTGTGCTCGTTCGAGGAACGTTTCCTCGACGTGCCCCAGGAAGCCCTGATCACCACCATGCAGGACAACCAGAAGTATTTCTGCCTGCTCGACAGCGAAGGCAAGCTGCTGCCGCGCTTCATCACCGTGGCCAACGTCGAAAGCCGCGATCCACGGCAGATCGTCGAAGGCAACGAGAAGGTCGTGCGTCCGCGCCTGACCGACGCCGAGTTCTTCTTCAACCAGGACAAGAAGCAGCCGTTGGAAACCTTCAACGAGCGCTTGAAGAACGTGGTCTTCCAGGCCCAGCTGGGCAGCGTGTACGACAAGGCCGAGCGGGTATCGCGCCTGGCAGCCTTCATCGCGCCGCACCTGGGCGGCGATGCCCAGCGTGCCGCCCGTGCCGGCCTGCTGTCCAAGTGCGACCTGGCCACCGAGATGGTTGGCGAGTTCCCGGAGATGCAAGGCGTTGCCGGCTACTACTACGCGATCAACGACGGTGAGCCGGAAGACGTCGCGCTGGCCCTGAACGAGCAGTACATGCCACGCGGTGCCGGCGCCGAGCTGCCCCAGACCCTCACCGGTGCGGCGGTGGCCATCGCCGACAAGCTCGATACCCTGGTGGGCATCTTCGGTATCGGCATGCTGCCCACCGGCAGCAAGGACCCCTATGCCCTGCGTCGTGCCGCCCTGGGCGTGCTGCGCATCCTGATCGACAAGCAGCTGGACCTGGACCTGACCGATGCCGTGAGCTTCGCCGTCGCCCAGTACGGCAGCAAGGTCAAGGAGGCCGGCCTGACCGAGCAGGTGCTGGAGTTCATCTTCGACCGTCTGCGTGCACGCTACGAAGACGAGGGCGTCGACGTGGCCACCTACCTGTCGGTACGGGCGCTCAAGCCGGGCTCGGCCCTGGACTTCGACCAGCGTATCCAGGCGGTGCAAGCCTTCCGCCAGTTGCCTGAAGCCGACGCCCTGGCTGCCGTGAACAAGCGTGTCTCGAACCTGCTGGGCAAGGCCGAGGGCGCCATCGCCGCCCAGGTCGAGCCGAAGTACTTCGACAACGCCAACGAGTTCTCGCTGTACTCGGCCATCCAGCAGGCCGACCAGGCCGTGCAGCCGATGGCCGCCGCGCGCCAGTACAAGGAATCGCTGGCACGCCTGGCGGCCTTGCGCGAGCCGGTGGACGCGTTCTTCGAGGCGGTGATGGTCAATGCCGAAGACCCCAACGTACGTGCCAACCGTTACGCCCTGCTCAGCCGCCTGCGCGGTCTGTTCCTGGGCGTGGCCGACATCTCGTTGCTGGGGTAA
- a CDS encoding histidinol-phosphatase: protein MKLLILDRDGVINQDSDAYIKSLDEWIPIPGSIEAIARLSQAGWTVAVATNQSGLARGYYPLSTLEAMHARLRALVADAGGEIGLIVHCPHGPDDGCACRKPKPGMLHTIATHYQADLAGVWFVGDSSGDLDAALAVGAQPVLVTTGKGCKTLAKGVPQGTLIFDDLAAVAGALIP from the coding sequence GTGAAACTGCTGATACTCGACCGTGATGGCGTGATCAACCAGGACTCCGACGCCTACATCAAGTCGTTGGACGAGTGGATTCCCATTCCCGGATCGATCGAGGCCATCGCGCGGTTGAGTCAGGCGGGCTGGACGGTGGCCGTGGCCACCAACCAGTCCGGGCTGGCACGGGGTTATTACCCGCTGTCCACCCTGGAGGCCATGCACGCACGCCTGCGTGCGCTGGTGGCCGACGCGGGGGGTGAAATCGGGTTGATCGTGCATTGCCCCCATGGCCCGGACGACGGATGCGCCTGCCGCAAGCCGAAACCGGGCATGCTGCACACCATCGCCACGCACTACCAGGCTGACCTGGCAGGCGTATGGTTCGTCGGCGACAGCTCGGGCGACCTGGACGCTGCCCTGGCCGTCGGTGCGCAGCCGGTGCTGGTCACCACAGGCAAAGGGTGCAAGACCCTGGCCAAGGGCGTGCCGCAAGGCACGTTGATTTTCGACGATCTGGCAGCGGTTGCCGGAGCACTCATTCCGTAG
- a CDS encoding glycerol acyltransferase — translation MSIVRATRILLFYLLLGTSSLLWCSLSFFIAPFLPFRQRYRFINVYWCRFAVLLARVILGIRYKVTGEANIPQTPCVILSNHQSTWETFFLSAYFQPLSQVLKRELLYVPFFGWAMAMLRPIAIDRNNPKQALRQVASKGDELLKQGVWVLIFPEGTRVPYGQIGKFSRGGTALAVNAGLPVLPIAHNAGKFWPREGWGKRPGVIEVVIGEPMYATGTGPRAVAELNDRAAAWNQATQEALGSIEADARPVVADSANPLA, via the coding sequence ATGTCCATCGTGCGGGCGACCAGAATCCTTCTCTTTTACCTGCTGCTGGGGACCAGTTCCCTGCTGTGGTGCTCGCTGAGCTTCTTCATCGCGCCTTTCCTGCCGTTCCGTCAGCGTTACCGCTTCATCAACGTCTACTGGTGCCGCTTCGCAGTCCTGCTGGCCCGGGTGATCCTGGGCATCCGCTATAAAGTGACGGGAGAGGCGAACATTCCCCAGACGCCGTGCGTGATCCTGTCCAATCACCAGAGCACCTGGGAGACCTTCTTCCTGTCGGCCTACTTCCAGCCCTTGAGCCAGGTGCTCAAGCGCGAACTGCTGTACGTACCGTTCTTCGGATGGGCGATGGCCATGCTGCGTCCGATCGCGATCGACCGGAACAACCCCAAACAGGCCTTGCGTCAGGTCGCGAGCAAGGGCGATGAGCTGCTCAAGCAAGGCGTCTGGGTCTTGATCTTCCCGGAAGGGACGCGGGTACCCTATGGGCAGATCGGCAAGTTCTCGCGTGGTGGTACGGCACTGGCGGTGAACGCCGGCCTGCCGGTCCTGCCGATCGCGCACAACGCCGGGAAATTCTGGCCGCGTGAAGGGTGGGGCAAGCGCCCGGGTGTCATCGAAGTGGTCATCGGCGAACCCATGTACGCCACAGGGACCGGCCCGCGTGCCGTCGCCGAGCTGAACGATCGTGCAGCGGCCTGGAATCAGGCGACCCAGGAAGCGCTGGGCTCGATCGAGGCAGACGCCAGGCCCGTCGTGGCGGACAGCGCCAATCCCTTGGCCTGA
- a CDS encoding MFS transporter: MPNYIQGHGAAAASVSPREERKVIFASSLGTVFEWYDFFLYGALAAVISKQFFAGVNDTTAFILALMAFAAGFLVRPFGALVFGRLGDMIGRKYTFLVTIVLMGLSTFAVGLLPTYATIGIAAPILLVLLRMLQGLALGGEYGGAATYVAEHAPPGKRGFHTGFIQSTATLGLLLSLIVVLGSRYISGDAFETWGWRLPFLLSIVLLGISTWIRMSMEESPAFVRMKAEGKLSTSPIRESFTSWPNLKVVLTALFSINAGQAVTFYTAQFYVLFFLTQMLKVDAAQATTLLIISVIIAAPFFVFFGWLSDRIGRKPILMLGLLLATVLYFPLFKGLSHYANPQIDAASRQAPIVVTADPSGCTFQFDPIGKARFDSPCDKVKTFLVKQGLPYSSQATQGAEVVVSIGDRSITGFDEQAMRQAVEAAGYPAKADPAQVNETMVVVLIVAMILIATMTYGPLAAVMVELFPTRIRYTSMSLPYHIGNGWFGGFLPTVSFALVVYTGDIFYGLWYPVLITGVSLVVGLFCLKETRDVDIDKV; encoded by the coding sequence ATGCCGAACTACATCCAAGGGCACGGCGCCGCCGCTGCCAGCGTATCCCCTCGAGAAGAGCGAAAGGTGATCTTCGCCTCGTCCCTGGGGACGGTCTTCGAGTGGTATGACTTCTTCCTGTACGGCGCCCTGGCGGCGGTGATCAGCAAGCAGTTCTTCGCGGGCGTGAATGACACCACGGCCTTCATTCTCGCGTTGATGGCCTTCGCGGCGGGCTTTCTGGTACGTCCCTTCGGCGCCTTGGTGTTCGGCCGGCTGGGCGACATGATCGGACGCAAGTACACCTTCCTCGTCACCATCGTGCTGATGGGGTTGTCCACCTTCGCGGTCGGCCTGCTGCCGACCTATGCCACCATCGGCATCGCCGCGCCGATCCTGCTGGTGCTGTTGCGCATGCTGCAAGGGCTGGCCCTGGGCGGAGAATACGGCGGTGCGGCCACCTACGTGGCGGAACATGCACCACCTGGCAAGCGCGGCTTTCATACCGGCTTCATCCAGTCCACCGCCACCCTGGGCCTGCTGCTCTCGTTGATCGTGGTGCTGGGCAGCCGCTACATCAGTGGCGATGCGTTCGAGACCTGGGGCTGGCGCCTGCCCTTCCTGCTGTCGATCGTGCTGCTGGGGATTTCCACCTGGATTCGCATGAGCATGGAAGAGTCGCCGGCGTTCGTGCGCATGAAGGCCGAGGGCAAGCTCAGCACATCGCCCATCCGTGAATCCTTCACCTCCTGGCCCAACCTCAAGGTCGTGCTGACGGCGCTGTTCAGCATCAACGCGGGCCAGGCCGTGACCTTCTACACCGCCCAGTTCTACGTGCTGTTCTTCCTGACCCAGATGTTGAAGGTGGATGCAGCCCAGGCCACGACGTTGTTGATCATCAGCGTGATCATCGCTGCACCATTCTTCGTGTTCTTCGGCTGGTTATCGGACCGGATCGGTCGCAAACCTATCCTGATGCTGGGCCTGCTGTTGGCCACGGTGCTCTACTTCCCCTTGTTCAAAGGCTTGAGCCACTACGCCAACCCGCAGATCGATGCGGCCAGTCGGCAGGCGCCCATCGTCGTCACCGCCGATCCGAGCGGCTGTACCTTCCAATTCGACCCGATCGGCAAGGCGCGCTTCGACAGCCCCTGTGACAAGGTCAAGACGTTCCTGGTCAAGCAGGGCCTGCCCTACTCATCGCAGGCGACCCAGGGGGCGGAAGTGGTGGTCAGCATCGGTGACCGGTCGATCACCGGGTTCGACGAGCAGGCCATGCGCCAGGCGGTCGAGGCAGCCGGTTACCCCGCCAAGGCAGATCCGGCCCAGGTGAACGAGACCATGGTGGTGGTATTGATCGTCGCCATGATCCTGATCGCCACGATGACCTACGGTCCGCTGGCGGCGGTCATGGTCGAGCTGTTCCCCACCCGCATCCGCTACACCTCCATGTCCCTGCCCTACCACATCGGCAACGGCTGGTTCGGCGGTTTCCTGCCCACTGTGTCCTTCGCCCTGGTGGTGTATACCGGGGATATCTTCTACGGGCTCTGGTATCCGGTGCTGATCACCGGCGTGAGCCTGGTGGTCGGGTTGTTCTGTCTCAAGGAAACACGCGACGTGGACATCGACAAGGTATGA
- a CDS encoding choline dehydrogenase — protein sequence MPPVDSRFDYIVVGAGPAGCLLANRLSADPTCRVLLLEAGGRDNYPWIHVPVGYLYCIGNPRTDWCFKTEPQPGLSGRSLGYPRGRVMGGCSSINGMIYMRGQAADYDRWAEQGNVGWSWKDVLPLFMACERHFGGANDHHGAQGEWRVESQRYQWPILEAFRDAAAQVGIAKVDDFNTGDNQGSGYFQVNQRKGVRWNASKAFIKPIQQRPNLTVLTNVQVDRVLLDQTRATAVRAMHHGRWETFEARREIILCAGAVGSPGILQRSGIGPKGLLEGLGIGVRHELPGVGGNLQDHLQLRLVYQVRNTRTLNQMANSPWGKLGMGLRYLYDRSGPMAMAPSQLGAFVRSDPGQATPNLQYHVQPLSLERFGEPLHRFPAFTASVCNLRPVSRGRIDIRSADMSQAPLIDPNYLAEEDDLRVAADAIRLTRQIVAAPALAPFDPQEYLPGPALQSTEALHEAARQIGTTIFHPVGTCRMGHGTLDVVDSQLRVRGVPGLRVADASIMPAIVSGNTCTPTLMIAEKAARLIKALPIEHRLEDPAHLPTS from the coding sequence ATGCCGCCAGTCGATTCGCGCTTCGACTATATCGTGGTAGGCGCAGGCCCCGCCGGCTGCCTGCTGGCCAACCGTTTGTCCGCCGACCCGACCTGCCGGGTGCTGCTGCTCGAAGCGGGCGGCCGCGACAACTACCCTTGGATTCACGTACCCGTCGGCTATCTGTACTGCATCGGCAACCCACGCACGGACTGGTGCTTCAAGACCGAGCCACAGCCGGGGTTGAGCGGACGCAGCCTGGGCTACCCGCGCGGTCGTGTGATGGGGGGCTGCTCGTCCATCAACGGCATGATCTACATGCGCGGACAGGCAGCCGATTACGATCGCTGGGCCGAACAGGGCAATGTCGGGTGGTCATGGAAGGACGTGTTGCCCCTGTTCATGGCGTGCGAGCGTCACTTTGGCGGCGCCAACGACCATCACGGGGCGCAGGGTGAATGGCGCGTGGAGTCGCAGCGCTACCAGTGGCCGATCCTCGAAGCCTTCCGCGATGCTGCCGCACAGGTGGGCATCGCGAAGGTGGATGACTTCAATACCGGTGACAACCAGGGCAGCGGCTACTTTCAGGTCAATCAGCGCAAGGGCGTGCGCTGGAACGCCTCGAAAGCTTTCATCAAACCCATCCAGCAGCGGCCCAACCTGACCGTGCTCACCAATGTCCAGGTCGACCGGGTCCTGCTCGACCAGACCCGGGCCACGGCGGTCAGGGCCATGCACCATGGGCGTTGGGAGACCTTCGAGGCACGTCGCGAGATCATCCTGTGTGCCGGCGCCGTCGGGTCGCCCGGTATCCTGCAACGCTCGGGCATCGGTCCCAAAGGCCTGCTCGAGGGCCTGGGCATCGGCGTGCGGCATGAACTGCCGGGTGTAGGCGGCAACTTGCAAGACCATCTGCAATTGCGTCTGGTCTACCAGGTGCGCAACACGCGCACGCTCAACCAGATGGCCAACAGCCCCTGGGGCAAGCTGGGCATGGGCCTGCGCTACTTGTATGACCGTAGCGGCCCAATGGCCATGGCCCCTAGCCAGCTGGGCGCCTTCGTCCGCTCGGATCCGGGGCAGGCTACACCCAACCTCCAGTACCACGTACAGCCCTTGTCGCTGGAACGCTTCGGCGAGCCGCTGCACCGCTTTCCGGCCTTCACGGCGTCGGTCTGCAACCTGCGCCCGGTCAGTCGTGGCCGGATCGACATTCGCTCGGCGGACATGAGCCAGGCACCCCTGATCGATCCCAACTACCTGGCCGAAGAAGACGACCTGCGGGTCGCTGCCGATGCCATTCGCCTGACCCGGCAGATCGTCGCCGCGCCGGCCCTGGCGCCCTTCGATCCCCAGGAATATCTGCCGGGCCCCGCGTTGCAGAGCACCGAAGCGCTCCATGAGGCGGCGCGTCAGATCGGCACCACCATCTTTCACCCGGTCGGTACCTGCCGAATGGGTCATGGCACCTTGGATGTGGTCGACAGCCAACTGCGCGTTCGCGGCGTACCGGGCCTGCGTGTCGCCGATGCCTCGATCATGCCGGCCATCGTGTCGGGCAACACCTGCACCCCTACCCTCATGATCGCCGAGAAGGCCGCGCGCCTGATCAAGGCGCTACCCATCGAGCATCGCCTGGAGGACCCCGCACACCTACCCACGTCCTGA